AATATGTACGCTACGTTGGGTGTAGAGAGCAAGATCATCCCTTACTAATGTTATCTCAGTACGATcctgttttcttttgcagtttttctcaTTGCTTCTTATATGTTTACTACAGAAATTATTTAGAAATACGATTGCAAAGTTGAAAAGACTGCAATGAAAAACGCGAAACAATGTGTATTCAAGCACTCGCAACCTAACCAAAGGAAAGGATTGGGAGAGAATATATTTATGTCTTCGGATAGCGATATGGACAAAGCACAGGCTGCTGAGCAGGtctaatttaataatttcccATGCAAACCGGAGTGGATTTAGCAATCAATTTAGGCTACCAATGCTTGGTTCGGCGAACTTGCAGAGAAGGGAGTTGGACAAAATCTTAAGCTTACAGAAGACTTGTTCAGCAGAGGAGTCGGGCACTATACACAGGTATGCAGGTCATTTGTTTTAACTGGATTCTGGCATGACGGTGACATGACTTGATTACGAATGGCGAGTGTACTGTAGCTGTTCGAGctttcgcttcctgcacaatcgataggagcttcgaatccgccctagtgcttaccgaacctttcatccctccggggtcgataaatcggtaccagacttgtctgggaggataaaaacactgacctgacacatcggctagccaccgcaagtgattgtgtaggccagttcgTGAATTTCAAACGACTccgaactgaagtgaacgtggaggggaggcgcatcccaagcgcaCTAATTAACGgcagaaactttattcttcATCCCTTAATTTTAACTTTATCACATCGATTCTCTTCAGATGGTATGGCAAGATACCGTAAAGCTTGGATGTTATGTGCAAGCGTGCTCAAATATGTGTTATGTGGTGTGCCAGTACGGTCCTGCGTACGTCCTCATTTAAGCTATTGTTTTTGatcgtttttttcctatttgctTTTCGAGATAGAACAACATGTTTAGTGGAAATACGATGGGCAGGGATATCTACGAGGAAGGGGAACCGTGTTCGACATGCCGGAATTGCGACCACCAAAAGGGACTCTGTAGAGCTTGATGAGTAATGTTCTGTGAAGCTCATTACGCTCACATACACTAACAATTCGCAGTGGTCTGTAGTTACCTTAATGTTCTAATAAAGATGACGCCAaaaggatatatatatatatattgagaAGGGATTAAAAAAGCTTCATTTATTGTGTTCTCGGTTGGACCCACACTGTGTGGGTGTTTGTTTAACAAACTTCTCAGGCTTAGGTTTGTCACAGCCTCGTCAAAAATAAACCAAAGTGTCAGAATAATCTTACTTCCACAAATAAAAGATCATGAATTCACAAAAGCTGTTTGAACCACGATAGATCAATCACACTCCTCTTCTTCACACATGATGCCTGCGCTGCCTTCCCTTCCTCATTCCTTCCTTCCTATTCTAACTCTTTTATACAAATCGTTCCTCTTACCTTTTCTTGAGTATGGTTCTCATATTTAGAGCCCTTATTTGAGTATTATCTACATTATTGTCACATGCAGGTACATTGTGTACATTTGCTACCTAGTAATTTGTTCTTGTAGTATCCCTTGCCATAGTTATTTGTTGTAATGTTATTCCTTATTAGCTACttatttgttgttatgttATCCCTTATTACCTAGTTATCTGTTAGTAAATCATAATCGATCGATAGTAAGGTCAATTGGTGAATCAGGGTTTGCGCGCAAATGCGCGGAGTATTCCAGGCCAAGACGTATATAAGGGCGCATCTGCGCATACTAGAGGAGTTGGTCGGATAAGTAGCGGAATCGATTAGTCATCGAATAGCTGGTGTTGCGGTGGAGGTCACGCGCAACATTTCGCAATAGCTAGGAGTAGCCAGATTAGGACCAGCTGGTGGTATCACAGCCACATTTACCTTGCGTCACCAATCAGCACGAGCCCTAGCATTTACTCTCGTGTTATCATGATGATTGATACTGATCTAATCTTAGTGCATTACTATCGCCTCGTCAATCTCAGGAAGCTGCCATAAGATACTCAACGTGTTATTTTCCCTCAATTGTCATTAATTGTCATCGGTAATTTCGGATAAAGAATATATTATTCTACTGTGTGGTTACTGAGAGCAACGATCTATACCGACAATAGTTTCCGTCGTGTATCTTATTCGTGTAATTGTGGGAATACAACCGCGGaccattcattttattttcacgcTGCAGTAAGCACCCAGTTCTATCGTGAGGTACGACGTGCTGTATTTATGGTGAGACTTGTGGTCTGGAATCCCACAGCACCACTGTCTGGTCTAGTGGCAATTCACATTTACACCCTTTAAAGAAGAATCACATAGGAAAGCTCGAAAAGGTCCAGGATATATATACACGCCGAATTGATCTTCCTCACAGAAGCGAAACCAAATTTACGCCCACCAAATGTTGGTCGTTGAGACCTACAGCAAAAAGAACTGGTGGTTTTAACATATATTACGCACAAACTCAATATAAAAACTTTTTGGTTATGTTCAATAACTTCTATAGAACTGCAAGATAGTTGGACTTCTTTCCTCCTGATGTTCATAAATCTGAACACAGCATAATATTCAAAGTGAGTTCGAGGAAATCTGAAATACGATTGAAGAAGACCGGCTGATGATATCTTTTGGTTATTTTccactattctttttttgctcttcttctcCTATACTTATCCTTTTTCTAGCGCATCCACTCTTCCTCTCCCTCAGTCCCATGGAGTCTGCTTCGTTAATTGAAGCTCATTCACTAACAAGGACACTAATATCTTGCCGTTGTACCTCTTTTTGATCTGTTCCGTCATGCTACCTTTTCTCTCAACTATCTTTGAATAACCTTCTCTTATTGACtttcccattttctagctGGTTTGGTCTTGTGTAGGTAGTGGTGGTTAGTCGTTTCAGAATCACGATAGTTGGTGAACCCTCTTGTTCAAAGTTTCCTAACATATTCGCTGTCAATCCCAACGTGCTCCTTCCGCCCTTCCTCCCGCAATGAGTTCACGGacgttttttcaaatgttccagtttagacaaatgtgttctcttttttcagtgCACCATTCGtgtaattgaataaataaataaataaataaatatactggAGTGGAACTTCTAGTACAAATTATATTACAGTTTCGTTTCAATGCTGTTTACATGACGTGGTCTTGTGGCTTCCTGCATACGTATACCTTAAGGTAAATTTTCGAATCTCATTCTAGATACCGTTCACCGGGAAGATCATAAGATAAAATATCTTTCTCTTCGTGGAGAACGGAGTCGAAGGAAATTACAGCAAAACAgcgaataaaaaattattacattGCGCTGCTGTAATTTTAGATAATGTGtcacgaataaataaatgaagaataaataaataaataaattaattaattaattaattaattagtaatagataaattggtaccagacttgtctagaaggataaaaacaccgacttgacacatcagttAGCCAcagcaagtcactgtataggccagttacgcgttcgtaaacttcaaacgatacTGAGTTGAAGTGAGCGTAGGAGCGCATCctaagcagattgattaaccaCTTTATTCGTTATCTTTTATGATTTAAAGTCGGTATATTTTTATGCTAATTTCTTCTGCCAAGATTAGATTCCATTATTAAACACAGGATTAACAAAACAATCAAGTGGACTTCCGTAACACTATCCCGACACCAATGCGTAAGGATACTGCAAGGCGTTTaaatttcattcgttttggatTTTCTATAATTTGGTTCACCAGCTTGGCTAGTTGGTAGGACTGTTCAGTTTATTTTCCGGTTTCGAGTTCTTAAGCAATGATTAAGTTTCTCCTTTTGCGGCGCGTAAAAATGGATCAAACTTAGCCTTTAGTGGCAGTCGACGATGCTGATCGTAGGTACATGTAGTCCGCTGGCGATATCTTCCACCAAGGATCGAATTTataatttgttttgtattttcgtTGCTCAGGCGACACAACAAAAACTGGATCCATGTTTGACAGCGGATATCGGTACGCCGTGGAAAGTGCTTTCAGACAATTACAGGCAATTATCAACATTACTGATATTTTGTTACATGGACGATATAAAGGTGACAattgcagtgtttttttttttgcatacacTTACACTTATACATTTCACATACACTGATGACACGTTACATACTTATGCCGAAAAACGTTCCTACTTTCTACAGTGATCTATAGGTTTCTAAGGTTATTTGTAGGAAGAGTCTTTGACCTGATTTTTAAGCATTTTTAAGGCACACTTGATTTGCCATTTTATTACCTATGCTTTAAAAAGGGCGCTCTTTGTTTAATGATAATTAGAGAATGGCGGGACTATAAGCGTTAGGCCATGATAGGATGTATCCTATGGTTATCATCGAACTATAGGATGTCCTTACCAGCGAAAGAGGCAAGCGAACCCCGTACCTCGGAACATCATAAAGGTAGCCATTACTATTCATAGTGCATTACAACAATGACATAATACAtacaaatatgaaatatgtcGTTACACTGATCAATAACTAACTGGGACCCTAGCGGTGAATTTAGGCAGTGAACAAAGCCCTTAAAGGTATGCTTTATATCATTATTGTGTTCTAGTATAGTAGTGACACTTTCGTTTTACGTGATCCGCATGGCCCTGCAGCGAGGGAAGGGGATGAGGTACGCGGGCAGTTCCGAGGTTTTCAAGTAGGACCAGGGCAAGCGAAATCTGGAGTTCTGCTCTCACGTCCGCATGGGAACAAGAACCATCTGATGGTCTACGCTCGCTTTTACGGAATTCGGTTCATTTAAATATgcgaaacaagaaaacatggcAGCAGCTGTATAACTTCTACCTATCTTTCATAACTTGTTGACCAATCGGGATGGTTTGCTGTTGTGCAGCTGCCATCTCTGATGGAGGTAGCTGAAACAAACCGACAACataatttgttattgtttttagcTGATGCTGATCGGATATCCAACGACGACGTTTCTTTCTCTGTCGATTTATTGTCCTAATAATATTTGTAGCTAATAGATGGTCTGTTCAAATAGTATCTCTGAAGAAACAGGAGAATTACCGAGATTTGTATAAAAGCGATGGAATCATACAGTTTCATTCATCACAATGATGTCTTCTATCACATGTTTGGTGAGTTTTATCCCAAGAACTATTTGAACAGTGGTTTAAGTAAGGTAAATTCCTCATTCAAGGAAAAGAATATGATTtaggttcttctctcgattgCAGCGTACTCCAAAGCCGGTAGGTTTATTCTTGTga
The Necator americanus strain Aroian chromosome I, whole genome shotgun sequence genome window above contains:
- a CDS encoding hypothetical protein (NECATOR_CHRI.G439.T1), giving the protein MTKEARQKFLEMHNSLRSSVALGEAKDGAGGNAPKAAKMKKMKYDCKVEKTAMKNAKQCVFKHSQPNQRKGLGENIFMSSDSDMDKAQAAEQATNAWFGELAEKGVGQNLKLTEDLFSRGVGHYTQMVWQDTVKLGCYVQACSNMCYVWKYDGQGYLRGRGTVFDMPELRPPKGTL